The segment CAAGAATTGGCGCAGGAACTTTGCTTGTCGGACGATGAATACGCGCACTTCGTCGTGGAGTCCGCACCGGTGACCGTCCTGCCGTTGGAAGAGATCATGCCGTTGATGGAGCGGATGGACGACGGGCACTTCGCTGAGGAGCAACGGCGGCGCGAATTAGTGGAAGTTCTTGCCAGAGCGATTGAACGCTTGCCAGAACGAGAACGCTTGGTCATCACGCTCTATTTCTACGAACAACTGACCCTCAAGGAAATCGCGCAAATTCTGAAGTTGACGGAAGGACGCGTTTGCCAACTCAAAGCGCAAGCGTTGGCGCGCTTGCGTGTGGCGCTGAAACGCGCCGGGTGGTAACGATGCAAGCCCATCAACGCGTGGAGCAAGTGCGCACCGATGTGCGGTGGGATCGCATCGCGCCGTCGCGAGACCGCCAGGGCACCGCACGGTCGCCCAAACAACAGCCCAAAGAGGGTCCCGAGTCCCCCAAAAAGCCTAAGGGCAGCGGGGAAAGCACCGAAAGGCAATTGGACGCCTTGGCGTAACAAAGGCGTCAGGCAAAAAGGAGGTGTCACACCGTGACGACTTTGCTCGGTTTCACTTTACTGGCGTTGGTCGGTGTTATGGTCGGGATGTTCGTCGCCGTTTACCGCTGGATGCACAAACCATCGGTCAGCGATGAAACGCTGGAAGCGTTGTGGAGCATCGTCGTCGCCTTGCACGAAACGACTCAGCGGTTGGAAACAGCCGCTGACCGGTTGGAGCGGTTGCTGACCGAGCACGCCAACGGTAAGCGCCCGAGCGCTGTTGGGGGTGAGCGACGGTGAGCGTCGGGTTTTACAACGCCGCCTCGGCGATGATGGTTCGGCTCAATGAACTGGACATCATCGCCCACAACTTGGCAAACGCTGAAACGCCCGGCTACAAATCACAGCGACTCGGCTTCCGCAACTTCGGCGAGACTTTCCTGTGGGCGATCAGCGGGACGAACGATCAACCGCCCGCACGGCTGCCGTTGGGCGTCACTGTCGGCGAACAACGAGTGAACTTGCAAGCCGGTGCCTTGCGCCCGACGGGCAACCCGTTAGATGTCGCCATTAACGGCGACGGTTGGTTCATCGTTCAAACGCCGCAAGGTGTCCGTTACACCCGAAAAGGCAGTTTCGCTTTGGCACGGGACGGCACGCTCGTGACGGCAGAGGGCTTCCCCGTTTTGGGCGACAACAATCAGCCCGTCCGCGTTCCGACAAATGTTGCCGCTTCTGTGCGCATCGCTGAGACGGGTGAAATTTTTGCAGGCACGCAACGACTGGGGCGGTTGCAAATCGTCACACTCCAAAGCGTTCAACCCGCTGGCGAAGGCTACTACGCAGGTGTCAACCCGCAACCGGCGAACGCGCGCGTTGCACAAGGGATGCTGGAAAACAGCAATGTCCAAGTCATCACAGAACTGGTGCGGATGCTGAACGCGTTGCGCACCTACGAGATGAGCACCCGCACCTTTTCGGCGTTTGAGGCGAGCAAGCAAGCCCTGTTGGAGGCGACAAGGGCATGAAGCAAGCGCATAAGCATGGAAGGGGCTCAGGGGATAACCTGCTCGGGGGTAGAAGCCAACCCATGCGCCTGGGCGTCTTCACGCATTCCAAAACGGAGGTGAGTGACGGATGATTCGGGCGTTGTGGACGGCAGCAGCCGGCATGAACGCCGAGCAGTTGACGGTGGATGTTATCGCCAACAACTTGGCGAACATCAACACCGCTGGCTTCAAGCGCAGTCGCGTGGACTTTCAAGACTTGCTGTATCAGACGGAGCGCGTGCCGGGCACGGCGTCAGCGCGCAACGCGCAAGTGCCCGCTGGCATCCAAGTCGGTTTGGGGTCGCGCCCTGGTGCCGTCTACAAAATCTTTGCGCAAGGCACCTTCCAGCAAACGGGCAACCCGCTGGACTTGGCGATTGAGGGCGACGGTTTCTTCCAAGTCCAACTGCCCGATGGGCGCATCGCTTACACCCGCGATGGGGCGTTCAAACTGGACAACCAAGGGCGCATCGTCACCTCAGACGGCTTCCCCATCCTGCCTGAAATCACCGTCCCGCCCGATGCCCTCAGCGTCAGCATCGGGCAAGACGGCACCGTTTCGGTCATGCTGCCGGGGCAAACGCAACCGCAAGAGGTCGGGCAAATTCAACTGGCGCGGTTCGTCAACCCTGCGGGGCTGCAATCCATCGGGCGCAACTTGTTCGTGGCGACTTTTGCGTCGGGCGAACCGCAAATTGGGACGCCCGGCTTGGAAGGCTTCGGCAGCGTCGCCCAGGGTTTCCTTGAGATGAGCAATGTCAAGGTCGTGGAAGAGATGGTCGCGCTTATCACGGCGCTCCGCGCCTACGAGGTCAACTCCAAAGCCATCCAAACTGCTGACGAAATGCTGTCCATCGCCAATCAAGTGCGGCGGTAAAGCGTAGGTTCGGGGGGCAACGCCCCCGTGCGCCGATTGCAGCGCGCCTGCGGCGTGCCCTCCGACTTTGAGGTGAACGAAAAGATGCGTTGGTGGCGGTTGCCGATCATCATCGCTGCCCTTGCGACCGCCGCTGTCGGCAACGAGGACCGACCGTCGGTGCGCATCACTTTGCGCGACAAAGCGGAAATCGCCGATGCGACGGTGCGATTGGGTGACATCGCAGAAGTGACAGCGTTATGTGAAACGGGCGCAAAGCACCTCGCCACATTGCGCGCTTTGCCGATAGCGCCGGCACCGTTGCCCCGTTACCGCCGTGTCATTACGGCAGGTGAAGTCGCGACAAAACTGGCGCAAGCCGGTTGGCGCGATGGCGATTGCCTTCTGGACGGCGCCAACCAGGTGCTTGTCGTTCGGTCAGGGCGGGCTGTGACAGCGAGCGAACTGGAAGCAGCGCTGCAGAAAGCGCTCAACACGCCCGTCAAGTTGCTGCTGCCGCTGCCGCCTGTCATCGTGCCCGACGGCGCATTGACGGTGCAAACCGAGACGCATCCATCGCCCCGCGCGGTGTTGCCCGTCACGGTGCTCGTTAACGGGCGACCTGTCGCAACGCTCAGGCTGCTGGTGCAAGTCACAGAAAAAGCGAATGGGCAAGCCGTTGCGTCCCGCCCCGCCAGTTTCGCCGTTCGTCGGCGGCAAACGGTGCGGCTCGTCGCGCGTGTCGGCAGCGTTGTCGTGGAAGCACAAGGGACAGCGTTGCAGGACGGCAAACTCGGCGATGAAGTGCTTGTTGTCGTCGCGTGGAGCAGAACGCCGCTGAAAGGATTGGTCAGCGGTGAAAGAGAGGTGACGGTTGCGTCATGGTGATAGGGGAGAAAGGGGCAATTCCTAAAGTCAGCGGTGACGCAAAGGAGCAAGTGCGTCTGCACAAGGTGTGCAAGGACTTTGAGGCGTTTCTTGTCAGTTACTTGCTGCAACAGATGTGGCGGGCAGCGGAAAGCGTGGGCGGAGAAAAACCCTTCATGAACCACGCCTACCGCGACCTGTTCGCTTTTGAGTTTGCCCGAGCGTTGACGCCTTCACTGCGGTTGGGCGTTGCCGAAGCGCTGTATCGTGAACTCGCCAAGTAGGGGCACATGTTAATGCGCCCGACAACTCAAAGGAGGCGACGACGATGCGTCGGCAACTCGGCGTAACGCTGACGCTGTTACTGAGCGGGGTCGCTTTTGCTCAAACCCAACCGTCATCTGCTGGTTCCCAGTCCTCAGCCCCCAACTCCCAACCCTACCATCCGCTGCTGTTCCTCTTCCGCGACGACAAAGCCTTCCGCGTCGGCGACATCGTGACGGTGTTGGTGACGCAAACGGCAGTCGCATCAGCGACCTCGCAGACGCAAACGCAAAAGCAAATCAACGTCCAAACGCAAGCGGGTGCGGGCGTGTTCAGTTTCATCCCGCAAGCAGGCTTGCAGCACCAAGGCAGTTTCGCATCGCAAGCGCAGGAGCGGAAAAACCTAAGCGTTATCACGACGATCGCTTGCCGCGTCGTGGAAGTCAGCCCGACAGGGTTGCTGCGCATTGAAGGGTCGCAAGAGTTCACCATTGACAAGCGCAAGCAATCGGTCAAGTTGTCGGGTTGGGTGCGCCCGACGGACATCTCACCCAACAACACCGTTTTGTCCACACAAGTCGCCGAAGCCCGTCTGGACTTCAAGGGCGACTGGAAGACACGGCGGGGCAAAAACCTGCTGGAACGCATCGTGGAAGGCTTCAACCGCATCCTGCGGATTTTGTTTTGAGGCGACGGCATGGTGTCGGGCGCAATCTCGGGCGCCCGCACGGAGCGTCACTTCGCGAAGGAGGCGACACTGATGCGCTGGCAAATCGGCGTGATGTTGGCGCTGGTGTTGAACGGCGTCGGGTTCGCCCAAACCCCGCCGTCTGGCGGTTCCCCATCTCCAACCCCAGTGCCCAGCACCAAACCTGCCAACCCGCAAACGCCTGCTCCTCCGTCTCCCGTCGCGCGTTCGGCGTCCCCGATGGAAGTGCGGCTGAAGGACATCGCGACGGTGCATTGGGGCTTGGAGGTGCCACTGGTCGGTTACGGCTTGGTCGTTGGGTTGGATGGGACGGGCGATTCGCGCCAAGTGGCGTTTACAGTGCAATCCATTGCCAACATGCTGCGGCGCTTCGGCGTCAATGTTGACCCGACGCGCCTGCAGTTGCGCAATGTCGCAGCGGTCATGGTCACCGCGACACTGCCGCCCTTTGCAAAAGTCGGCGACCGTTTGGATGTGCTGGTTTCTGCTATCGGTGACGCTCGCAGTTTGCACGGTGGCGTTTTGCTACAAACCCCGTTGCAAGCGGCGGACGGCGAAGTTTACGCCGTCGCCCAAGGTCCGATCTCCATCGGCGGCTTCAACGTGCAAGCGGGAGGGGCAGCCGTGCAGAAAAACCATCCGACGGCAGGGCGCGTCGTCAACGGGGCAGCGGTGGTGCGTTCGTTTGCGCCGAGCGGCAGCGTTTACGCCAGCGAGTTGGAGGTGCGGTTGATTGCACCGGATGCGACCAATGCAGCGAAAATCGCGCAAGCGCTCAACGAGCGGTTCGGCAAAGCGATCGCGGAAGCGGTTAGCCCCGCAGCGGTGCGGGTGCGAGTGCCTGACGAGTTCGCCGGCAAAATCCCTGACTTCGTGGCACAAGTGGAGCAAACGCTTGTTCAACCGGACATGCGGGCGAAAGTCGTCATCAACGAGCGGACGGGCACGGTCGTGATGGGCGGCAATGTGCGGATCTTGCCCGTCGTCGTTGCGCACGGGGCATTGCGCGTGGAAATTCAACCGGAAGTGACCGTCGCTCAGCCGCCTCCCTTTTCGCCTGGCACCACCGTTGTCGTGCCGACGGCGCGCATTAGAGCCGAAGAGCAAAGGGCACAAGTGGCGATTTTGCAATCGGGTGCGACAGTGCAAGATTTGGTGCAAGCCTTACAAGCGCTGCGAGTGACGCCCCGCGATTTGATCGCCATCTTGCAAGCCCTTAAGCAATCGGGTGCGTTGCTGGCGGATGTGGAAGTCCAGTGAAGCGCGACACACCCCCTTTAGCGGCGGCGCCAGACGAGGTAGTCAAGGGCGACGGCGAGGATGATGACGACGCCGATGACGACCTTTTGCCAGAACGCCGAGACATCCAGCAACACCATGCCGTTGCGCAAGACACCGATGAGCGCCGCACCGACGGCGGTGCCAAGCACTGACCCTTGCCCGCCCATGAGGCTGATGCCGCCGATGACAGCGGCAGCGATAGCGTCCAACTCGTAGCCCAACGCGTCGGACGGACGCACCGATCCCAAGCGCGCTGTCGCCAACAACCCTGCTAACGCCGACAACACGCCGCAGTAGGCGTAAGCGAACAACTTGACGCGGCGCACAGGAACGCCCGAAAGGTGGGCTGCCATTTCGTTGCCGCCGACGGCGTAAAGGTAGCGCCCGATGCGCGTGAACCGCAGCAACGCCCAAGTGAGCGCGATAACGCCCGCTGCCACCCAAACGGGCACGGGCACTTTGAGCCAATCCCCTTGCCCGAAAAACTGAAACGCCGTCGGCACCCCTGAGATCTGAAAGCCGCCCGTCATCACTTCCGCCAAACCCCGTGCGATGCTCATCATGCCCAAAGTCGCCACAAAGGGGGGTAAACGCAACACAGTTATGCTGCCCCCGTTGGCTAACCCGCACACTAATCCGACGCCCAACCCTGTCAAAGTTGCTAACTGCCACGACCAATCGGCGTTAACGCAAAGGTGCGCCATGACGACGGACGAAAATGCCCACACCGACCCGATGCTCAGGTCGATGCCAGCCGTGATGATGACGACGCTGACGCCCGTCGCCAAGATGGCATTGAACGAGGCTTGCCGCAAAAGCGTCAGCAGGTTGTCGGGTGTCAGGAACAGGTTTTCGCCCGCTTTCCAGCGGGTCGCGATGCTCAGCGCGACGCAAATGAGCGACAAACCCAAGAGGGAACTGAACTGTTGCGTCCACAGACGCCACCGACTCATCGCTCCCACTCACCTTCCCCGTGGCTGTGGCGTGTCGCAAAGGGAAAGAAACGGTTTATGGACGACGGCGCCGACGCCATTTGTCCAACAGATCGTCCAGCGAGGGCAAATGGACGCCGCGACTGGCGCACTCTTGCGCCAGCAAGACCCGAAACTCCTCGGTCAAGCGGCAGGCGAAAGTTGCCAACCGTTGCATCTCGTCGGCGTTCAGCGGGTCAACGATGTGGGCGACGGCTTTGACCAAGCCGTAAAGTTGATGCGGGTCGGTAGGCAACGGCGCGTCGGGTTCGTAAAGTGCCCGCCAAGGGTCAACCGTCGGAACACTGATTTGCAGCGACGCGAGGAAATGCACGCCGATGGAGCGTCCCAGCCAACCGACAATCAGTGGGGCGATGGCGCTGACGGGCATTTGTGTTCGTTCAGCGGCGTGCAGCAAATCGGAGACCATGTGCCAACTGCGAGGCGTCGTCAGCACTTGGTGCTGCGTCGGGTCAAGGCGTTGCGGTTCGGCGTAAAGGTGGTCGGGGTTGCTCTCCAAGTAAGCCAACACCGCTGCGTGGATGCCGGCGCGGTGCGCCCACTGCAGCCAATGCGTGATGTCGGCGCGGCAAAGGAGGTGACAAAAGCGGTTGACCAGCGGTGCGGGCAATTCGTTCGCCAAAGTAGACGCTGACGGCGGGTTACCCGCTGCGACGCGCCAACCGTCCACTCGCACATCGCCCAACCGTCCTTCTAAGACCAACGGGAACACGGCACGCAAAGTCGGCAGTTCCGCCATGTTCAATTCGTCCAAAAAATGCACGGCGGGTTGGTCGTGGGGCGCAAAAGTTTCCGGCGGCAGCCAAACGGTGACACGGCGCTGATGGTCGGGCACGGGTACGCCCCGCAGGTCAAAAGGTTCCATCGTCGGCAAGTGGACAGGGATGAGGCGTAACCCGCGCTCGCTTGCCCATTCGCGCACGACAGAGGTTTTGCCGATGCCTGTTACGCCCCACAAAAAGGGCACTTGCCCCGCCGCGTGCAAAAGGTCCAGCAGCCGCTTGAGAGGTTCGCCGACGGCGACGGCGTAGCGTTCCGTGTCCAGCCAATCGCGTTCTGCCATGGGCGTCACCCAAACAGGCGCACGATTTCGTCTTTGGCAAACATGGGCAACGGTTCGCTCCGACCATCAGGATAACGCAGGAACACAGCGGCTTGACCGTGTCCGCTGACCGTGCCGATGCGGAAAGCGGCGATGCCTGCGTTGTGCAGGGCATCCAAAACTTTGCCTGCGTCGGTGGCGGCGACACAAAGCAGCAACGCGCCGGACGCAATTGTGCCCCACGGGTTGAGCCCCAACGCCGCGCACAGTTGACGCCCTTCGGGCAACACGGGTACCGCGTCAGCGTCAACTTCAATCGTCACTTGGGACGCCT is part of the bacterium HR17 genome and harbors:
- the flgG_1 gene encoding Flagellar basal-body rod protein FlgG, whose translation is MSVGFYNAASAMMVRLNELDIIAHNLANAETPGYKSQRLGFRNFGETFLWAISGTNDQPPARLPLGVTVGEQRVNLQAGALRPTGNPLDVAINGDGWFIVQTPQGVRYTRKGSFALARDGTLVTAEGFPVLGDNNQPVRVPTNVAASVRIAETGEIFAGTQRLGRLQIVTLQSVQPAGEGYYAGVNPQPANARVAQGMLENSNVQVITELVRMLNALRTYEMSTRTFSAFEASKQALLEATRA
- the flgG_2 gene encoding Flagellar basal-body rod protein FlgG; its protein translation is MIRALWTAAAGMNAEQLTVDVIANNLANINTAGFKRSRVDFQDLLYQTERVPGTASARNAQVPAGIQVGLGSRPGAVYKIFAQGTFQQTGNPLDLAIEGDGFFQVQLPDGRIAYTRDGAFKLDNQGRIVTSDGFPILPEITVPPDALSVSIGQDGTVSVMLPGQTQPQEVGQIQLARFVNPAGLQSIGRNLFVATFASGEPQIGTPGLEGFGSVAQGFLEMSNVKVVEEMVALITALRAYEVNSKAIQTADEMLSIANQVRR
- the flgH gene encoding Flagellar L-ring protein, with translation MRRQLGVTLTLLLSGVAFAQTQPSSAGSQSSAPNSQPYHPLLFLFRDDKAFRVGDIVTVLVTQTAVASATSQTQTQKQINVQTQAGAGVFSFIPQAGLQHQGSFASQAQERKNLSVITTIACRVVEVSPTGLLRIEGSQEFTIDKRKQSVKLSGWVRPTDISPNNTVLSTQVAEARLDFKGDWKTRRGKNLLERIVEGFNRILRILF
- the flgI gene encoding Flagellar P-ring protein, with protein sequence MRWQIGVMLALVLNGVGFAQTPPSGGSPSPTPVPSTKPANPQTPAPPSPVARSASPMEVRLKDIATVHWGLEVPLVGYGLVVGLDGTGDSRQVAFTVQSIANMLRRFGVNVDPTRLQLRNVAAVMVTATLPPFAKVGDRLDVLVSAIGDARSLHGGVLLQTPLQAADGEVYAVAQGPISIGGFNVQAGGAAVQKNHPTAGRVVNGAAVVRSFAPSGSVYASELEVRLIAPDATNAAKIAQALNERFGKAIAEAVSPAAVRVRVPDEFAGKIPDFVAQVEQTLVQPDMRAKVVINERTGTVVMGGNVRILPVVVAHGALRVEIQPEVTVAQPPPFSPGTTVVVPTARIRAEEQRAQVAILQSGATVQDLVQALQALRVTPRDLIAILQALKQSGALLADVEVQ
- the rbsC_2 gene encoding Ribose import permease protein RbsC — protein: MSRWRLWTQQFSSLLGLSLICVALSIATRWKAGENLFLTPDNLLTLLRQASFNAILATGVSVVIITAGIDLSIGSVWAFSSVVMAHLCVNADWSWQLATLTGLGVGLVCGLANGGSITVLRLPPFVATLGMMSIARGLAEVMTGGFQISGVPTAFQFFGQGDWLKVPVPVWVAAGVIALTWALLRFTRIGRYLYAVGGNEMAAHLSGVPVRRVKLFAYAYCGVLSALAGLLATARLGSVRPSDALGYELDAIAAAVIGGISLMGGQGSVLGTAVGAALIGVLRNGMVLLDVSAFWQKVVIGVVIILAVALDYLVWRRR